One window of Brachybacterium ginsengisoli genomic DNA carries:
- the nadC gene encoding carboxylating nicotinate-nucleotide diphosphorylase, whose product MLTTAQIDAVVAAALLEDAPWGDLTGEVFLPADAIAAAQLTAREDGVLAGIDVVAAAFRLADPATTLTPCAADGDRFAAGDVLAEVTGPARAVLRAERIALNLVQRMSGIATATRRMVDAVDGTGARITDTRKTTPGLRALERHAVRCGGGVNHRFSLSDAVMAKDNHLAVLQQQGLDLTEAILRARDRLGHTTVLEVEVDRPDQIEPVLAGGVDVIMLDNFSLADLVEGVRRVGGRAVVEASGTVTLETVRDIALTGVDVISSGALTHSARHLDLGLDMTVSAGR is encoded by the coding sequence ATGCTGACCACCGCCCAGATCGACGCCGTCGTCGCCGCCGCCCTGCTCGAGGACGCCCCCTGGGGCGACCTCACCGGCGAGGTGTTCCTGCCCGCGGACGCGATCGCCGCCGCGCAGCTCACCGCCCGGGAGGACGGCGTGCTCGCCGGGATCGACGTGGTCGCCGCGGCCTTCCGCCTCGCGGACCCCGCCACGACCCTCACCCCCTGCGCGGCCGACGGCGACCGCTTCGCGGCCGGGGACGTGCTGGCCGAGGTCACCGGCCCCGCCCGGGCCGTGCTCCGCGCCGAGCGGATCGCCCTGAACCTCGTCCAGCGGATGTCCGGGATCGCCACCGCCACCCGGCGCATGGTCGACGCCGTGGACGGCACCGGTGCCCGCATCACCGACACCCGCAAGACCACCCCGGGCCTGCGCGCCCTCGAGCGCCACGCCGTGCGCTGCGGCGGCGGGGTCAACCACCGCTTCTCGCTCTCCGACGCGGTGATGGCCAAGGACAACCACCTCGCCGTCCTCCAGCAGCAGGGCCTGGACCTCACCGAGGCGATCCTTCGTGCGCGCGACCGCCTCGGCCACACCACCGTGCTCGAGGTCGAGGTGGACCGTCCGGACCAGATCGAGCCCGTGCTCGCCGGCGGGGTCGACGTGATCATGCTCGACAACTTCTCCCTCGCGGATCTCGTCGAGGGGGTGCGCCGGGTGGGTGGCCGGGCCGTGGTCGAGGCCAGCGGCACCGTCACCCTCGAGACCGTGCGGGACATCGCTCTGACCGGCGTGGACGTCATCTCCTCCGGAGCGCTCACCCACAGCGCCCGCCACCTCGACCTGGGGCTGGACATGACGGTCAGCGCCGGGCGGTGA
- the nadB gene encoding L-aspartate oxidase has product MAVLEELRTDVLVVGSGIAGLTAALAASERARVLVVTKADLAAGATARAQGGIAGAVDPADSPAAHARDTLAAGAGLGDPEAVQVLCEGGPAAIESLLDRGVEFDRTDSGALALGLEGAHDRPRILHAGGDATGAAIEAALVAAVRRAASAGDGRITLTERTALVDLLVEGGVVVGAELMAGDGTRRRVRAGATVLATGGAGQLYAHTTTPEVSTGDGIAAAWRAGAALEDLEFYQFHPTALAVPGPLSSFLVSEAVRGEGALLRDEHGHRFLPAIDPRAELAPRDVVARAIAQVMAAQHGRPVLLDATGIGADRLRTRFPTIDAAVRRAGIDWSREPVPVTPAAHYWMGGIRTDLEGRTTLPGLFAAGECARSGVHGANRLASNSLLEGAVLGERTGAAAAAGAAEVPVVAIAPAPMTASPSAASTVGPPAATGRDWTRAALQELMWELVGPLRSGDGLAEAAARLAEWHSPDPDRLTTPEELEDRSLLDLARLLTAHALARPGSVGAHHRLDDPAADHPVTARPAADHPDRSLVLTPEAPAC; this is encoded by the coding sequence ATGGCCGTCCTCGAGGAGCTGCGCACCGACGTGCTGGTGGTCGGGTCCGGCATCGCCGGGCTCACCGCCGCGCTCGCCGCCTCCGAGCGGGCCCGGGTGCTCGTGGTGACCAAGGCCGACCTCGCCGCGGGAGCGACCGCGCGGGCCCAGGGCGGCATCGCAGGTGCCGTGGACCCCGCCGACAGCCCCGCCGCGCACGCCCGGGACACCCTCGCCGCCGGCGCCGGGCTGGGCGATCCGGAGGCCGTGCAGGTGCTGTGCGAGGGCGGTCCCGCCGCGATCGAGAGCCTCCTGGACCGCGGCGTGGAGTTCGATCGCACGGACTCCGGCGCACTCGCCCTGGGCCTCGAGGGCGCCCACGACCGGCCCCGGATCCTGCACGCCGGCGGGGACGCCACCGGCGCCGCGATCGAGGCCGCCCTGGTCGCCGCCGTGCGCCGCGCCGCCTCCGCCGGCGACGGCCGGATCACCCTGACCGAGCGCACCGCCCTGGTGGACCTGCTGGTCGAGGGCGGGGTCGTGGTGGGCGCCGAGCTGATGGCGGGCGACGGGACGCGCCGCCGGGTGCGGGCCGGTGCCACGGTGCTCGCCACCGGCGGCGCTGGACAGCTCTACGCCCACACCACCACCCCGGAAGTCTCCACCGGGGACGGGATCGCCGCCGCCTGGCGGGCCGGGGCGGCGCTCGAGGACCTCGAGTTCTACCAGTTCCATCCCACCGCCCTCGCCGTGCCCGGACCGCTGTCCTCCTTCCTGGTCTCCGAGGCCGTGCGCGGAGAGGGGGCGCTGCTGCGCGACGAGCACGGCCACCGCTTCCTGCCGGCGATCGACCCTCGCGCGGAGCTCGCTCCCCGCGACGTGGTCGCCCGCGCGATCGCGCAGGTCATGGCCGCCCAGCACGGCCGACCGGTGCTGCTGGACGCCACCGGGATCGGGGCCGACCGCCTGCGCACACGCTTCCCCACGATCGACGCGGCCGTGCGTCGGGCCGGGATCGACTGGAGCCGCGAGCCGGTCCCCGTCACCCCCGCCGCCCACTACTGGATGGGCGGGATCCGCACCGACCTCGAGGGCCGCACCACCCTGCCCGGCCTGTTCGCGGCGGGGGAGTGCGCCCGCAGCGGCGTGCACGGCGCGAACCGCCTCGCCTCGAACTCGCTGCTCGAAGGAGCAGTGCTCGGGGAGCGCACCGGTGCTGCGGCGGCGGCCGGGGCCGCCGAGGTACCCGTAGTCGCGATCGCGCCCGCGCCGATGACCGCGTCCCCGTCGGCCGCTTCGACCGTCGGCCCGCCGGCCGCGACCGGTCGGGACTGGACCCGCGCCGCGCTGCAGGAGCTGATGTGGGAGCTCGTCGGACCGCTGCGCAGCGGCGACGGGCTCGCCGAGGCCGCCGCACGCCTGGCCGAGTGGCACAGCCCGGACCCTGACCGCCTCACCACGCCCGAGGAGCTCGAGGACCGCAGCCTCCTGGATCTCGCCCGGCTCCTCACCGCCCACGCCCTGGCGCGACCCGGCTCCGTCGGCGCCCACCACCGGCTCGACGACCCCGCCGCAGACCATCCCGTCACCGCCCGCCCCGCCGCAGACCATCCCGACCGCTCCCTCGTGCTCACCCCGGAGGCCCCCGCATGCTGA